One Cohnella candidum genomic region harbors:
- a CDS encoding TM2 domain-containing protein: protein MNEWNASNDHRNHPGYPPGYPPGYRDPRMAYPRKRKWLAGLLAFFVPGTGHFYLGQMVKGIGVMLLLAMNIVSIVFAVEQLNNVLAIVLLSLLLPIIYFYSLFDAIQSTDVVNERRYHSAWHAYTAPTFGMPGPAAPHAPGIPRGFAERAAEVPPPESMGPAPSIPPHPPESERGPAPGPIPGPIPGPMQGPEGSRRHLNAPGIVLLAGGAVVLFLVTNIGWSHGIFRSSGSMAGAAVLIAAGIGLWIWELRNDRGSKN, encoded by the coding sequence ATGAACGAATGGAACGCATCGAACGACCATCGAAACCATCCGGGATACCCGCCCGGTTATCCGCCGGGATACCGTGACCCGAGAATGGCATACCCCCGAAAACGAAAATGGCTCGCCGGCCTTTTGGCATTCTTCGTGCCGGGGACGGGGCATTTTTATCTGGGCCAAATGGTGAAAGGGATCGGCGTCATGCTGCTTCTTGCGATGAACATCGTCTCGATCGTTTTTGCCGTAGAGCAGCTGAACAACGTGCTCGCCATCGTTCTGCTAAGCTTATTGCTTCCGATCATTTACTTCTATAGTCTATTCGACGCCATCCAAAGCACGGACGTGGTAAACGAAAGGCGCTATCACTCCGCGTGGCATGCCTATACCGCCCCGACATTCGGAATGCCGGGTCCCGCTGCGCCTCATGCACCCGGCATTCCTCGAGGCTTCGCTGAACGCGCCGCTGAGGTTCCGCCGCCCGAATCGATGGGTCCCGCGCCTTCGATTCCGCCGCACCCGCCGGAATCCGAGCGGGGTCCCGCTCCGGGACCGATACCCGGACCGATACCGGGACCGATGCAAGGGCCGGAGGGATCCCGCAGGCACCTGAACGCGCCGGGAATCGTACTGCTGGCAGGCGGAGCCGTCGTCTTGTTCCTGGTAACGAACATCGGATGGTCCCACGGCATTTTCCGTTCTTCCGGTTCCATGGCAGGCGCCGCCGTGCTGATCGCGGCGGGGATCGGGCTGTGGATTTGGGAGCTGCGCAATGACCGCGGAAGTAAAAACTGA
- a CDS encoding GNAT family N-acetyltransferase — protein sequence MNFKLLDLSDIEIAEELWALQHAAYRREAELIGVADLPPLRDTVQSLQQCGETFYGAVADDGTLAGAVSVEEESDGRRVVCRLMVHPEHFRQGIGGSLLRHAISEAPDRVWNVTAEARNEPALRLYERAGFRSVGSFRPAPNIEMIQLQLERN from the coding sequence GTGAACTTTAAACTTCTTGACCTTTCCGACATCGAAATCGCCGAAGAGCTGTGGGCGTTGCAGCATGCGGCCTACCGCAGGGAAGCCGAGCTGATCGGCGTAGCTGATCTTCCGCCTTTGCGGGATACGGTTCAGTCGCTTCAACAATGTGGAGAAACGTTTTACGGAGCCGTGGCGGACGACGGTACGCTGGCCGGAGCCGTTTCGGTAGAGGAGGAGTCTGATGGCAGACGCGTGGTTTGCCGGTTGATGGTGCATCCGGAGCATTTCCGGCAAGGAATCGGAGGCTCGCTTCTTCGCCATGCGATATCCGAAGCGCCGGACCGGGTGTGGAACGTCACGGCGGAAGCGAGGAACGAACCCGCACTCCGGTTGTACGAACGGGCCGGTTTCCGTTCCGTCGGTTCGTTCCGTCCCGCACCCAACATCGAAATGATCCAATTGCAGCTCGAACGCAACTGA
- the gatB gene encoding Asp-tRNA(Asn)/Glu-tRNA(Gln) amidotransferase subunit GatB, with protein sequence MSLNNYETVVGLEVHVELHTKSKIFCGCSTSFGAPPNTHTCPICLGHPGVLPVLNRQAVEYAMKAAMAINCEIAEWCKFDRKNYFYPDSPKAYQISQYDQPIGQNGWIDIEVNGQTKRIGITRLHLEEDAGKLTHIEGGYGSLVDFNRVGTPLVEIVSEPDIRSPEEAKAYLEKLKAIMQYCDVSDVRMEQGSLRCDANISLRPYGQKEFGTKAELKNMNSFRGVQRGLEYEQLRQADVLDGGGKVVQETRRWDDSQGKTFSMRSKEEAHDYRYFPDPDLVRVHIDQEWMTRVRASIPELPDARKARYVEQFGLSSYDADVLTASMKLADFFEDSLRYTTDAKASANWIMGELLAYLNANDLEFEDVKITGQGLGEMIQLIEKGTISTKIAKTVFKGMIESGKSPQQIVEEQGLVQISDEGAILAIVDAVIAANPQSVEDFRNGKDKAIGFLVGQIMKETKGKANPGLVNKLLTDRLKG encoded by the coding sequence ATGTCCTTGAACAATTACGAAACGGTCGTCGGACTTGAAGTCCACGTCGAGTTGCACACGAAATCGAAAATTTTCTGCGGCTGCTCGACTTCGTTCGGCGCGCCGCCCAATACGCATACTTGCCCGATCTGCCTGGGCCATCCCGGCGTCCTGCCGGTGTTGAACCGCCAGGCCGTCGAATACGCGATGAAAGCCGCCATGGCGATCAACTGCGAAATCGCCGAGTGGTGCAAGTTCGACCGCAAAAACTATTTTTATCCCGATTCTCCGAAGGCGTACCAGATTTCCCAATACGACCAGCCGATCGGGCAGAACGGCTGGATCGACATCGAAGTGAACGGACAGACGAAGCGAATCGGCATCACACGCCTCCATTTAGAGGAGGATGCCGGCAAGCTCACGCACATCGAAGGCGGATACGGGTCGCTGGTGGATTTTAACCGTGTCGGCACTCCCCTCGTGGAAATCGTCTCGGAGCCGGACATCCGTTCTCCGGAAGAAGCGAAAGCGTATCTGGAGAAGTTGAAGGCGATCATGCAGTATTGCGATGTCTCGGACGTCCGCATGGAGCAAGGCTCGCTGCGGTGCGACGCGAACATCAGCTTGCGCCCGTACGGCCAGAAGGAATTCGGCACGAAAGCCGAGCTGAAGAACATGAACTCCTTCCGGGGCGTTCAGCGCGGTTTGGAATACGAGCAACTGCGCCAAGCCGACGTTCTCGACGGCGGCGGCAAAGTCGTGCAGGAAACGCGGCGCTGGGACGATAGCCAAGGTAAAACGTTCAGTATGCGGAGCAAGGAAGAAGCGCATGACTATCGTTACTTCCCGGATCCGGACCTCGTACGCGTCCATATCGACCAAGAATGGATGACCCGCGTCCGCGCTTCGATTCCCGAACTGCCGGACGCCCGGAAAGCCCGTTACGTCGAGCAATTCGGACTGTCGTCTTACGATGCCGACGTGCTTACGGCTTCCATGAAGCTCGCGGACTTTTTCGAGGACAGCCTTCGTTATACGACGGACGCCAAAGCTTCCGCCAACTGGATCATGGGCGAGCTGCTGGCTTACCTGAACGCGAACGACTTGGAGTTCGAGGACGTCAAGATCACCGGCCAAGGGCTGGGCGAAATGATCCAGCTCATCGAGAAAGGCACGATCAGCACCAAAATCGCCAAGACGGTATTCAAAGGAATGATCGAATCCGGCAAGTCCCCGCAGCAGATCGTCGAGGAGCAGGGCTTGGTGCAGATCAGCGACGAAGGGGCGATCCTCGCCATCGTCGACGCCGTCATCGCAGCCAACCCGCAATCCGTAGAAGATTTCCGGAATGGCAAAGACAAAGCGATCGGCTTCCTCGTCGGCCAGATCATGAAGGAAACGAAGGGCAAAGCCAACCCCGGCCTCGTGAACAAGCTGTTGACGGACCGGTTGAAGGGATAA
- a CDS encoding Fur family transcriptional regulator, with product MESRVHHAVDQLKSGGVRMTPQRYAILEFLMESHVHPTADDIFRSLSPQYPSLSVATVYNNLKLFVDAGLVRELTYGDDSSRFDADLSDHYHAICTGCGTMVDFEHPPVKAVEEAAAHSTGFQVHGHRMEIYGLCPSCRDRSN from the coding sequence ATGGAATCCCGGGTTCATCATGCCGTGGACCAGCTCAAATCCGGCGGAGTCCGCATGACCCCGCAGCGATATGCGATATTGGAATTTTTGATGGAGTCCCACGTCCATCCGACGGCTGACGATATTTTCCGTTCGCTCTCTCCTCAATATCCGAGTTTGAGCGTTGCGACCGTATATAACAACCTGAAGTTGTTCGTGGATGCCGGGTTGGTGCGGGAGTTGACTTACGGCGACGATTCCAGCCGTTTCGACGCGGATCTGTCGGACCACTATCACGCGATTTGCACGGGATGCGGGACGATGGTCGATTTCGAGCATCCTCCGGTGAAAGCCGTCGAAGAAGCGGCGGCCCATTCGACAGGGTTTCAGGTCCACGGACACCGTATGGAAATCTACGGACTGTGTCCTTCCTGTCGCGACAGAAGCAACTAA
- a CDS encoding DUF4097 family beta strand repeat-containing protein gives MIKIGRYTAALSLTALGILLLLDHAGFLDVFAVLGAWWPAALVALGIELIVIQSIHRQEGKRVRISFGILFGALILGGFVLAAARGSNYHFSSVQEWTRGITWGLYDSDRAKHSFDKGVTSVPLPAPGTKVTVSDVNGNVTLTEGPVSEIEVEAVVYVDVSDMDRARELADRSSVRITDDDGLQIAAYVEPYGIGNLRKPRMDITVTLPQGRVPVSMEVNVGRGSVRLDQLTESSELSLDVKNGGIIGNNVGGRLRAKLLNGDIDLTGLLGDADLEIVNGDLKVRDPQAAISAQTVTGDVSVRGSAVRGDWKASSKIGDIDLAWPEGTGVTVSARTTMGDVHDSWSLDGNGNEVSGTIGDGTRKITAETHGGDISLEKLEP, from the coding sequence ATGATCAAAATCGGCCGCTACACCGCGGCTTTATCGCTAACGGCGCTGGGAATCCTGCTGTTGTTGGATCACGCGGGGTTCCTGGACGTTTTCGCGGTCCTCGGCGCTTGGTGGCCGGCCGCCCTGGTCGCGCTCGGCATCGAACTCATTGTCATTCAATCGATTCATCGGCAGGAGGGCAAACGCGTCCGCATTTCGTTCGGCATCCTGTTCGGGGCGCTCATTCTCGGCGGCTTCGTGTTGGCGGCGGCACGGGGAAGCAACTATCATTTTTCGTCAGTGCAGGAGTGGACGCGCGGAATCACTTGGGGGCTGTACGATTCCGACCGGGCGAAGCACTCCTTCGACAAGGGCGTCACCTCCGTACCCTTGCCCGCGCCAGGCACCAAGGTGACCGTGTCCGACGTCAACGGCAATGTGACGCTGACCGAAGGTCCTGTCTCGGAGATCGAGGTAGAGGCCGTCGTTTACGTGGACGTTTCCGATATGGACAGGGCGCGCGAGCTTGCCGACCGTTCTTCGGTTCGCATCACAGACGACGATGGCCTTCAGATCGCGGCATATGTAGAACCATACGGCATCGGAAATCTGCGTAAGCCCCGTATGGACATTACCGTTACGCTGCCGCAAGGCCGCGTGCCCGTCTCCATGGAGGTGAACGTGGGCAGGGGTTCCGTTCGGCTCGATCAACTGACGGAGTCGTCGGAGCTCTCGTTGGACGTGAAAAACGGGGGCATCATCGGCAATAACGTAGGAGGACGCCTTCGCGCGAAATTGCTGAACGGGGATATAGATTTAACCGGCCTGTTGGGCGATGCCGACCTCGAGATCGTCAACGGCGACCTCAAAGTTCGGGATCCGCAAGCGGCGATTTCGGCCCAAACCGTCACCGGCGACGTCAGCGTGCGGGGATCCGCCGTCCGCGGGGATTGGAAAGCATCCAGCAAAATCGGCGATATCGATCTCGCTTGGCCGGAAGGAACGGGCGTAACGGTATCCGCCCGAACGACCATGGGCGATGTTCACGATTCCTGGTCGCTGGACGGCAATGGAAACGAGGTTTCCGGCACAATCGGAGACGGAACGCGGAAGATCACCGCCGAAACGCACGGAGGGGACATCTCTCTGGAGAAGTTAGAGCCCTGA
- the gatA gene encoding Asp-tRNA(Asn)/Glu-tRNA(Gln) amidotransferase subunit GatA, translating into MSLFDLRLADLHNKLAHKELSVSELTEASLKRIADTDGEIGAFLTLDEEGARRQARTLDDQLAAGGERGLLFGLPAGIKDNMATEGLRTTCASRFLDNHIPIYDATAVRKLREAQSVTVGKLNMDEFAMGGSNENSAYGPVRNPWDKSRVPGGSSGGSAAAVAAGQVYFTLGSDTGGSIRQPAAYCGVVGLKPTYGLVSRFGLVAFASSLDQIGPITKNVEDAAYVLQAIAGHDAMDSTSANVDIPDYTAALTGDVRGMRIGVPKEYLGQGIDPSVKERVFEALKVFESMGAVWEEISMPHTEYAVATYYLLASSEASSNLARFDGVRYGVRAANPDNLMDLYRRSRSEGFGPEVKRRIMLGTYALSSGYYDAYYLKAQQVRTLIKRDFDQAFEKYDLIIGPTAPTAAFPIGEQVGDPLTMYLNDIVTIPVSLAGVPAISVPCGFADGLPVGLQIIGKPFDESGVLRAAHAYESHTDFHTRRPALS; encoded by the coding sequence TTGTCGCTTTTCGATCTGCGATTGGCGGATTTACATAACAAACTGGCGCACAAAGAGCTTTCGGTATCCGAGCTGACGGAAGCGTCCCTGAAACGCATTGCCGACACAGACGGAGAGATCGGGGCTTTCTTGACGCTGGACGAAGAGGGCGCGCGTCGGCAGGCGCGGACGCTGGACGACCAATTGGCGGCCGGAGGAGAACGGGGACTGCTGTTCGGCCTTCCCGCCGGCATCAAGGACAACATGGCCACGGAAGGGCTTCGCACGACTTGCGCCAGCCGGTTCCTGGACAACCATATCCCGATTTACGACGCGACCGCCGTGCGGAAACTCCGCGAAGCGCAATCCGTCACCGTCGGCAAGCTGAACATGGACGAATTCGCCATGGGCGGCTCCAACGAGAACTCGGCCTACGGCCCCGTACGCAATCCGTGGGACAAGTCCCGCGTGCCCGGCGGCTCCAGCGGCGGCTCGGCGGCCGCGGTCGCGGCGGGCCAAGTGTATTTCACGCTCGGCTCCGATACCGGCGGTTCCATCCGCCAACCCGCGGCTTACTGCGGCGTCGTCGGATTGAAGCCGACCTACGGTCTCGTCTCCCGGTTCGGCTTGGTCGCGTTCGCTTCTTCGCTGGACCAGATCGGGCCGATCACCAAAAACGTCGAGGACGCCGCTTACGTGCTGCAAGCGATCGCCGGACACGACGCGATGGATTCGACTTCCGCGAACGTGGACATTCCGGACTATACGGCGGCTTTGACCGGCGACGTTCGCGGCATGCGCATCGGCGTGCCGAAGGAGTACCTCGGCCAAGGCATCGATCCCAGCGTCAAAGAACGCGTGTTCGAGGCGCTGAAGGTATTCGAATCGATGGGCGCCGTTTGGGAAGAGATTTCGATGCCCCACACGGAATACGCCGTCGCCACTTATTATTTGCTCGCATCCTCGGAGGCATCCTCGAACCTGGCGCGTTTCGACGGCGTCCGTTACGGCGTACGCGCCGCAAATCCGGACAACCTCATGGACCTTTACCGGCGCTCGCGCAGCGAAGGCTTCGGGCCCGAGGTCAAACGCCGCATCATGTTAGGCACCTATGCGCTCAGCTCCGGTTACTATGATGCTTACTATTTAAAAGCGCAGCAGGTCCGCACGCTGATCAAGCGCGACTTCGACCAGGCGTTCGAGAAGTACGACCTGATAATAGGCCCGACCGCTCCGACGGCGGCGTTCCCGATCGGCGAACAGGTCGGCGATCCGCTGACCATGTACCTGAACGATATCGTGACGATCCCGGTCAGCCTGGCCGGCGTTCCGGCGATCAGCGTTCCTTGCGGTTTCGCGGACGGATTGCCGGTCGGCTTGCAAATCATCGGCAAACCGTTCGACGAATCCGGAGTCCTGCGCGCCGCGCACGCTTACGAATCCCATACCGATTTTCATACCCGCCGTCCGGCGCTTTCCTGA